A DNA window from Parabacteroides johnsonii DSM 18315 contains the following coding sequences:
- a CDS encoding TolC family protein has protein sequence MRIKKHKAILRWGTILLSALWYLPSQAQTTDSLSYYLETAAWNNPSVNSSFALYKASLEKIPQAGAFSDPELEMGFFFKPMEQLSGKQVADFTLMQMFPWFGTRKAARSEATEMARMAYEQFRESRNNLFYEVKSQWYQLNNLNEQYKNTAANLALLKQLEQLALNRYTASSSPGVPVSSAATSPVISPLPQATVNNGMGSMGNMTPSPAPASPGGNKAMSGMGSNMGGSPMGNGSSGSMSDVLRIQIEMAELENNLEALLSNRKAAEARFNSLLNRDQSLPVQTSDSLTQKLFSVKDNAVLDSIILSNPMLSMLEAEANAYKAKAEMDKKMSLPMFGIGLQYSIMAKRSEEMARMSGMGNMNGMDMVMPMVKISIPIFRRKYNAQQRESRHYRQASELKYEDTLNQLHAEYIALKQQLADASRKIDLYAKQQDLSRSTWQLMIREFSAGTTSLTDIIQLERQLLDYSLKKSEAVAEYNTLVAGLEKLVSTSVNE, from the coding sequence ATGAGAATAAAAAAGCATAAAGCCATCTTACGTTGGGGCACCATCCTGCTATCGGCACTTTGGTACCTCCCATCACAGGCACAGACGACCGACAGCCTTTCCTATTACCTGGAAACGGCCGCCTGGAACAATCCGTCGGTAAATTCCAGTTTTGCCCTTTACAAAGCATCCCTGGAAAAGATACCGCAAGCGGGAGCTTTCTCCGATCCCGAACTCGAAATGGGATTCTTCTTCAAACCAATGGAACAGCTCTCCGGCAAACAGGTAGCCGATTTCACCCTGATGCAGATGTTCCCCTGGTTCGGGACGCGTAAAGCAGCCCGCAGCGAGGCGACCGAAATGGCACGCATGGCCTACGAACAATTCCGCGAAAGCCGCAACAACCTGTTCTACGAGGTCAAGAGTCAATGGTACCAATTGAACAACCTGAATGAGCAGTATAAAAACACGGCAGCCAACCTCGCACTGTTAAAGCAGTTGGAACAGTTGGCACTGAACCGCTATACCGCATCCTCTTCACCGGGTGTTCCGGTATCGTCAGCCGCCACCTCACCGGTCATCTCCCCTCTTCCCCAAGCAACGGTAAACAACGGTATGGGAAGTATGGGGAATATGACTCCCTCCCCTGCACCTGCATCGCCGGGTGGCAACAAGGCAATGTCCGGCATGGGCAGTAACATGGGAGGTAGCCCGATGGGGAACGGTTCGTCTGGCAGCATGTCCGATGTCCTTCGTATCCAGATCGAAATGGCCGAACTCGAAAACAACCTCGAAGCCCTCCTGTCAAACAGGAAAGCAGCCGAAGCCCGCTTCAACAGCCTGCTGAACCGGGATCAGAGTTTGCCGGTACAGACGTCCGACTCGCTAACACAAAAACTGTTTTCCGTAAAAGACAATGCGGTTTTAGACAGCATCATCCTCTCCAACCCAATGCTCTCCATGCTCGAAGCAGAAGCGAATGCCTATAAGGCCAAAGCGGAGATGGACAAAAAGATGAGCCTCCCCATGTTCGGCATCGGACTGCAATATTCCATTATGGCAAAGCGCTCCGAGGAGATGGCCCGGATGTCCGGGATGGGCAATATGAACGGGATGGATATGGTCATGCCGATGGTCAAGATCAGCATCCCGATCTTCCGCCGGAAATATAACGCCCAGCAACGGGAAAGCAGGCATTACCGGCAAGCAAGCGAGTTGAAATATGAAGATACGCTTAACCAGCTTCACGCCGAATATATCGCATTAAAGCAACAATTGGCAGATGCTTCGCGCAAAATAGACCTGTACGCCAAGCAGCAGGACTTGTCCCGGTCGACCTGGCAATTGATGATCCGCGAATTTTCGGCAGGGACAACTTCCCTCACGGACATTATCCAGTTGGAACGCCAATTGTTGGATTACAGCCTTAAAAAAAGCGAAGCGGTTGCCGAATACAACACGCTGGTCGCAGGATTGGAAAAATTAGTATCAACCTCCGTAAATGAATAA
- a CDS encoding helix-turn-helix domain-containing protein: protein MRWTFENAKIKGQIVLTDSLHEDPDLLKDKTLYKFIWVDSGEVELDIDHQQLVLKKGQLIPLSHLHHLEFLRIEGKYHALLFNGNFYCIHGNDHEVSCNGLLFHGSSHVLTFVLSEDERRKIDTLTGIMQEEFLSTDHLQDEMLRVLLKRFIILCTRIAEDRQGVVRENSFQFETIRKFYVLVDTYFKEKKQVQEYADMLNKSPKTLANILSTYQQPSAIRIIHNRIQAEAQRLLLYTAKSSKEIALMLGFEDQAAFSRFFKNATGLSATEYRHQYKKGQ from the coding sequence ATGAGATGGACATTTGAGAATGCGAAGATAAAGGGGCAGATCGTTTTGACCGATTCGCTCCATGAAGACCCGGATCTTCTGAAAGACAAAACACTGTACAAGTTTATATGGGTGGATTCCGGCGAAGTGGAGTTGGATATCGACCATCAGCAGCTTGTTTTGAAGAAGGGACAGCTCATTCCACTTTCCCATTTGCATCATCTGGAGTTCCTGCGCATCGAAGGCAAATACCATGCTCTGCTGTTCAACGGAAACTTTTACTGCATACATGGCAATGACCATGAAGTGTCGTGTAACGGGTTACTGTTTCACGGTTCGTCGCATGTGCTGACTTTTGTCCTTTCGGAAGATGAACGGCGGAAGATCGACACGCTGACGGGGATCATGCAAGAGGAGTTTCTCAGTACTGACCACCTGCAAGACGAGATGCTCCGGGTACTGTTGAAACGGTTTATCATATTGTGTACGCGAATAGCGGAAGACCGGCAGGGAGTCGTTCGGGAGAATAGCTTCCAGTTCGAGACGATCCGTAAATTCTATGTCTTGGTCGATACTTATTTTAAGGAGAAAAAACAGGTGCAGGAATATGCAGACATGCTGAACAAATCCCCGAAGACATTGGCAAATATCCTTTCCACCTATCAGCAGCCTTCCGCCATTCGTATTATCCATAATCGTATCCAGGCTGAAGCCCAGCGTTTGCTGCTCTATACGGCCAAAAGTTCGAAAGAGATCGCCTTGATGCTGGGTTTCGAAGACCAGGCTGCGTTCAGCCGTTTCTTCAAGAACGCAACCGGGTTGAGTGCGACCGAATATCGCCACCAGTATAAAAAAGGACAATAG
- a CDS encoding efflux RND transporter periplasmic adaptor subunit, whose amino-acid sequence MKKINEIRRNKPVQYAVVALAGLLAGWLLFSPSKNATPETYEGHEMHKGHSHDLIQDETGVWTCSMHPQIRQDKPGKCPICAMDLIPVRKSSDGNGSESSDPNAIRLSEEAAALADVQTSRVSKENPIKTVRLYGKIVPNEQSLQSQTAHVGGRIEQLNINFTGETVRAGQTLAVLYSPELFTAQQELLEAVKMQQPALIQAAREKLRLWKMTDAQIGAIEQSGTVSPLVEIKANVSGIVMTKRVSQGDYVASGAVLFDIANLSNVWAMFDAFEVDLPFLNRGDQVHFTLQALPGKTYTGRIAFIDPIINPSTRTARVRVEVANSRMELKPEMYTTAEVNAPLQGYKDRIVVPQTAVLWTGKRSIVYVRQPDTSTPTFLMREVELGPSLGNAYVILKGLSEGEEVVTNGVFSIDASAQLEGKQSMMNNAGETQPMNGHAGHTMGGHGGHTTHKASDTQSETAGEHAMFGVKGSCDMCKQRIETAAKSVNGVLSAHWDKEKQMIHLQYDPSKTSVDAISKAIAKVGHDTDTDKADQTVYDQLPGCCKYRK is encoded by the coding sequence ATGAAAAAGATAAATGAAATAAGAAGAAACAAACCGGTTCAATATGCAGTGGTAGCCCTCGCAGGCTTATTGGCCGGCTGGCTTTTGTTCAGCCCGTCCAAAAACGCCACCCCGGAGACCTATGAGGGGCATGAGATGCACAAAGGACACAGCCATGACCTCATACAGGATGAAACGGGTGTCTGGACCTGCTCCATGCACCCCCAGATACGCCAGGACAAACCCGGCAAATGCCCGATCTGTGCGATGGATCTGATCCCGGTCCGTAAAAGTAGCGATGGCAATGGCAGCGAAAGCTCCGATCCCAACGCCATCCGGCTGTCTGAAGAGGCGGCGGCCCTGGCAGATGTGCAGACTTCGAGGGTAAGCAAAGAAAATCCGATCAAGACAGTCCGCCTGTATGGCAAGATCGTCCCGAACGAACAAAGCCTTCAATCCCAGACGGCTCATGTCGGTGGACGCATTGAACAGTTGAATATCAACTTCACCGGTGAGACTGTACGTGCCGGACAGACACTTGCCGTCCTCTATTCCCCCGAACTGTTCACCGCCCAACAGGAACTCTTAGAAGCCGTCAAGATGCAGCAGCCCGCTCTTATCCAGGCGGCTCGCGAAAAACTCCGTCTCTGGAAAATGACGGATGCCCAGATAGGAGCGATCGAACAGTCGGGAACCGTTTCCCCGCTCGTCGAGATCAAAGCGAACGTAAGCGGGATCGTGATGACTAAACGGGTAAGCCAGGGTGATTATGTTGCTTCGGGGGCCGTACTGTTCGACATCGCTAACCTGTCAAACGTATGGGCGATGTTCGACGCTTTCGAAGTGGACCTTCCTTTCCTGAATAGAGGCGACCAGGTTCATTTTACTTTGCAGGCCCTTCCCGGTAAGACATATACGGGACGAATCGCTTTTATCGATCCGATCATCAACCCGTCCACCCGTACGGCACGTGTCCGTGTGGAAGTAGCCAACAGCCGGATGGAGCTAAAACCGGAAATGTATACGACCGCCGAGGTCAATGCCCCCCTTCAAGGCTATAAGGATCGGATCGTCGTGCCGCAGACTGCCGTTCTCTGGACCGGAAAACGTTCTATCGTCTATGTCAGGCAGCCTGACACGTCTACCCCTACTTTCCTGATGCGCGAAGTCGAATTGGGACCGTCCCTCGGTAATGCCTACGTCATCCTGAAAGGATTGTCCGAAGGAGAAGAGGTCGTAACCAACGGCGTATTCTCGATAGACGCCAGCGCCCAGCTCGAAGGGAAACAGTCGATGATGAACAACGCCGGCGAAACGCAACCGATGAACGGCCATGCAGGGCATACGATGGGTGGGCACGGAGGACATACCACGCACAAGGCCTCCGATACACAATCAGAAACAGCAGGCGAACACGCCATGTTCGGTGTCAAAGGCTCCTGCGATATGTGCAAACAGCGCATCGAAACGGCGGCTAAAAGCGTAAACGGTGTTCTGTCAGCCCATTGGGACAAGGAAAAACAGATGATACACCTGCAATACGATCCGTCGAAAACCTCCGTCGACGCCATCAGCAAAGCTATTGCCAAAGTGGGGCACGACACTGATACCGACAAAGCGGATCAAACCGTCTACGACCAACTGCCGGGCTGCTGCAAATACCGCAAGTAA
- a CDS encoding recombinase family protein: protein MVIAYLRVGTSNKELLEEQKNEIKRYASDHDMNVDKWVTDVTVGKKEDERNLAMVLDRMQKGDSLVLSDISRLGRTLSEVMEIMGRCMEKGVQIYSIRDRYILDQALNLPVMGNVFKLVTEIEHSLMSTRTKEALNHKKSTGGPLGRPKGSAAKQSFLDANREEVISMLERGDTVFEICKRFNVSRNTYYMFKRNYGL, encoded by the coding sequence ATGGTAATAGCTTATTTAAGAGTAGGAACTTCAAACAAAGAACTTCTGGAAGAACAGAAAAATGAGATTAAACGCTATGCTTCGGATCATGATATGAACGTCGATAAGTGGGTTACGGATGTCACTGTCGGCAAAAAGGAAGATGAACGTAATCTTGCGATGGTACTGGATCGTATGCAAAAAGGCGATAGTCTGGTCTTGTCGGATATTTCCCGTTTGGGGCGAACTTTGTCGGAAGTAATGGAGATTATGGGGCGATGCATGGAAAAAGGCGTTCAGATCTATAGTATAAGGGATCGGTATATCCTGGACCAGGCATTGAACTTGCCGGTTATGGGAAACGTGTTCAAGCTGGTGACGGAGATCGAACACAGCTTGATGTCTACCCGTACCAAAGAGGCCTTGAATCATAAAAAGAGTACGGGAGGGCCGTTAGGCCGTCCGAAGGGATCGGCTGCAAAACAGTCTTTCCTGGATGCGAATAGAGAAGAGGTGATCAGCATGCTCGAACGTGGGGACACCGTTTTCGAGATTTGTAAACGTTTTAATGTTTCCAGAAATACCTATTATATGTTTAAGCGGAACTACGGGCTCTAA
- a CDS encoding efflux RND transporter permease subunit: MLNKIIRYFLENRVITILILVLVVIWGLSTSPFNWHGGIIPRNPIPVDAIPDIGDNQQIVATEWMGRSPKDIQDQITYPLTASLLGIPGVKSIRSSSMFGMSFIYIIFDDNIEFYWSRSRILEKLNSLPPGTLPEGVQPALGPDATALGQIYWYTLEGRDPATGKPTGGWNAEELRTLQDYYVKYSLSAAEGVSEVASAGGLVKEYQVELNPEAMRAFNVSVMDIMSAIKKSNLDIGAETMEINKVEYLIRGLGYIKNVSDLEKAVVTVRDGVPVRISDIAFVNIGPGTRRGGLDKEGVEAVGGVVIARYGSNPLEVINNVKDKIKEMAPGLPQKTLQDGTVSKVTVVPFYDRTGLIKETIGTLETSLSHEILICIIVIIVLVLNLRASVVIASMLPIAVLSTFIIMRYTGIAANIVALSGIAIAIGVMVDVGVVFVESIIRYMEMPENKGIRKGKAMVNLIYKAVSEVSGAIATAMITTIVSFLPVFAMEAQEGKMFSPLAYTKTYALASAFVLGLILLPTLSYILFSVRIDSKPIRKILNYILVAAGLLLSVLYGNIPALGLTAVGLNNLLAHRWKKPGTGNYINIGIALAVATYFLTEEWLPMGPQKGIFINLLFVAGCIAAILSLLWLLVIYYERILRWCLDNRWKFMLLPAVTILFGILIWKRIGQEFMPSLNEGSFLLMPTSMPHTGIEQNLDYIEALDKRLAAIPEVETAIGKWGRVNSALDPAPAQMFENTINYRPEYILNEDGKRERFKVNRKGEYVLKSGGTYNPADGFRLIPADSLIPDRKGDYFRQWRPEIKNTNDIWQQIVNITHLPGLTSAPKLQPIEARLVMLSTGMRAPMGLKIYGPDLETIEQSGKAIEQALKDVPSVIPSSVFYDRAVGAPYLEIKLNRDNMARYGVNVEDLQEILSAAVGGMILTKTVEGRERFPVRLRYARELRDNPEALSMLLVPTATGAQIPLKELADIEYARGAQMIQSENTFLVGYVIFDKKQGKAEVDVVKEATKVIEDKIRNGELELAKGVSYKFAGNYEQQERATARLMIVVPLALLIVLLVLYFQFKTITASLIHFSGVFVAFAGGFILLWLYGQDWFMNFSLAGVNMRDLFQMHTINLSVAVWVGFIALFGVATDDGVLMGTYIHHVFLEKNPQTKHDIREAVVTAGLKRVRPAAMTTATTLIALLPVLTSTGKGADIMVPMAIPTFGGMLIQSMTMFVVPVFQCWWREGLLKKEEKARNTAENSSPGK, translated from the coding sequence ATGCTAAATAAAATAATTCGTTATTTCCTTGAAAACAGGGTGATAACAATACTGATCTTAGTGCTGGTGGTCATATGGGGTCTCTCGACTTCCCCGTTTAACTGGCATGGCGGGATCATCCCCCGTAATCCGATCCCGGTAGACGCGATTCCCGATATCGGCGACAACCAGCAGATCGTTGCCACCGAATGGATGGGACGTTCGCCCAAAGACATACAAGACCAGATCACTTATCCTCTGACGGCATCCCTTTTAGGAATTCCCGGAGTCAAATCGATCCGTAGCTCCTCGATGTTCGGAATGTCCTTTATCTATATCATTTTTGATGATAACATTGAATTCTACTGGAGCCGTTCGCGGATTCTCGAAAAGCTCAATTCACTACCTCCCGGTACCCTGCCCGAAGGTGTGCAGCCAGCATTGGGACCGGACGCCACCGCATTAGGCCAAATTTACTGGTACACGCTGGAAGGGCGCGATCCGGCAACCGGAAAACCGACAGGCGGATGGAACGCGGAAGAACTGCGTACCCTACAAGACTATTATGTCAAATACAGTCTTTCGGCCGCCGAAGGCGTGTCGGAAGTGGCGTCAGCCGGAGGATTAGTGAAAGAGTACCAGGTCGAACTGAATCCGGAAGCCATGCGTGCCTTCAATGTTTCCGTCATGGACATTATGAGCGCCATCAAGAAAAGTAATCTCGACATCGGCGCCGAGACAATGGAAATCAACAAGGTCGAATACCTGATCCGCGGCCTGGGCTACATTAAAAATGTCTCCGATCTGGAAAAGGCTGTTGTGACCGTTCGCGACGGTGTGCCGGTACGCATATCGGATATCGCGTTTGTGAATATCGGTCCGGGTACCCGGCGCGGCGGCCTGGACAAAGAGGGGGTGGAAGCTGTCGGAGGTGTCGTTATCGCCCGGTATGGCTCCAATCCTCTGGAAGTCATCAATAACGTAAAAGATAAAATCAAGGAGATGGCTCCTGGACTGCCCCAGAAAACGTTGCAGGACGGGACCGTCTCCAAAGTGACCGTAGTGCCGTTCTACGACCGGACAGGATTGATAAAAGAGACGATCGGCACACTCGAAACATCGTTGTCACACGAAATCCTGATCTGTATCATCGTCATCATTGTCCTGGTTCTCAATCTCCGGGCTTCCGTCGTGATAGCCAGCATGCTACCTATAGCCGTATTGTCTACTTTCATCATTATGCGTTACACGGGAATAGCTGCCAATATCGTGGCACTTTCGGGTATCGCCATCGCTATCGGTGTGATGGTGGATGTCGGAGTGGTATTTGTCGAAAGCATCATCCGGTATATGGAGATGCCGGAAAACAAAGGTATTCGCAAAGGAAAAGCGATGGTGAACCTTATTTATAAGGCGGTCAGTGAAGTGTCGGGAGCCATCGCAACGGCAATGATCACGACCATCGTCAGTTTCCTCCCCGTTTTTGCGATGGAGGCGCAGGAAGGGAAGATGTTCTCTCCCCTCGCCTATACGAAAACCTATGCTTTGGCCTCCGCCTTCGTATTAGGATTGATCCTGCTGCCGACCTTATCCTATATACTATTCTCGGTACGAATCGATTCAAAGCCGATACGGAAAATACTCAACTACATATTGGTAGCCGCAGGCCTCCTTCTATCTGTTCTGTACGGAAACATTCCGGCACTCGGACTTACCGCTGTCGGGCTGAACAACCTGCTTGCCCACCGTTGGAAAAAGCCGGGAACCGGCAACTATATCAACATCGGTATCGCACTTGCTGTCGCCACTTACTTTTTGACGGAAGAATGGTTGCCGATGGGACCCCAGAAAGGGATTTTCATCAATCTCCTTTTCGTTGCGGGATGTATCGCCGCCATTCTCTCACTTCTCTGGCTGCTGGTGATCTATTACGAACGTATTCTTCGCTGGTGCCTGGATAACCGGTGGAAGTTCATGTTGCTGCCTGCCGTGACCATCCTTTTCGGTATCCTGATCTGGAAACGGATCGGACAAGAGTTTATGCCCAGCCTCAACGAAGGTTCGTTCCTGCTGATGCCGACCAGTATGCCCCATACAGGCATCGAACAAAACCTGGATTACATCGAAGCTCTGGACAAGCGCCTGGCAGCTATCCCCGAAGTGGAAACGGCAATCGGCAAATGGGGACGGGTAAATTCGGCCCTCGACCCGGCACCCGCCCAGATGTTCGAAAACACGATCAACTATCGTCCCGAATATATCTTGAACGAAGACGGAAAGAGGGAACGCTTCAAGGTGAACCGAAAAGGCGAATATGTCTTGAAAAGCGGAGGTACATACAACCCGGCAGACGGTTTCCGGCTGATACCGGCGGACAGCCTGATACCGGACCGGAAAGGAGACTATTTCCGGCAGTGGCGCCCCGAAATCAAGAACACGAACGACATATGGCAACAAATCGTCAACATCACCCATCTGCCCGGACTGACATCCGCTCCGAAACTGCAACCGATAGAAGCACGCCTGGTCATGCTCTCGACCGGTATGCGCGCCCCGATGGGATTGAAAATCTACGGGCCGGATCTCGAAACAATCGAACAAAGCGGAAAGGCGATCGAACAGGCACTCAAAGACGTCCCATCCGTCATCCCCTCGTCCGTCTTCTACGACCGGGCCGTCGGCGCTCCCTATCTGGAGATCAAACTGAACCGGGATAACATGGCCCGCTACGGGGTGAATGTCGAGGATTTGCAGGAGATCCTAAGTGCGGCTGTCGGCGGCATGATCCTGACGAAGACAGTCGAAGGCCGCGAACGTTTTCCCGTACGCCTCCGTTATGCACGCGAACTGCGTGACAACCCGGAAGCGCTGTCCATGCTCTTAGTCCCGACGGCTACCGGTGCACAGATACCGCTGAAGGAACTCGCCGATATCGAATATGCGCGGGGAGCCCAGATGATCCAGAGCGAAAACACCTTCCTCGTCGGCTACGTGATCTTCGACAAGAAACAAGGGAAGGCTGAAGTGGACGTTGTGAAAGAAGCGACAAAAGTGATCGAAGACAAGATACGGAACGGAGAACTGGAATTGGCAAAAGGCGTCTCCTATAAATTTGCCGGAAACTACGAACAACAGGAACGCGCCACCGCCCGGCTGATGATCGTCGTTCCCTTGGCCCTGCTGATCGTCCTCTTGGTTCTGTATTTCCAGTTCAAGACCATTACCGCATCGTTGATTCATTTCTCCGGTGTATTCGTGGCTTTTGCCGGTGGTTTCATCCTGCTCTGGCTGTACGGGCAGGACTGGTTCATGAACTTTTCCCTGGCGGGAGTCAATATGCGGGATTTGTTTCAGATGCACACCATCAACCTGAGTGTAGCCGTATGGGTCGGCTTCATCGCCCTCTTCGGAGTGGCGACAGACGACGGCGTACTGATGGGAACCTACATCCATCATGTCTTCCTGGAAAAGAACCCGCAGACCAAACATGACATACGCGAAGCCGTAGTGACAGCAGGCCTCAAGCGGGTACGCCCCGCAGCCATGACGACCGCGACCACCCTGATCGCCCTGCTCCCCGTCCTCACCTCGACCGGAAAGGGAGCCGACATCATGGTCCCGATGGCAATCCCGACTTTCGGCGGCATGTTGATCCAGTCGATGACCATGTTTGTCGTTCCCGTATTCCAATGCTGGTGGCGGGAAGGACTGCTGAAGAAAGAGGAAAAGGCCCGCAACACAGCAGAAAATTCCTCACCGGGAAAATAA
- a CDS encoding HYC_CC_PP family protein → MKRFLIVIFALLYIGLSSGITLTLHHCMGKLVEVNMWQDETCNTCGAKHTHKSCCSTETQFIKISDDQNVDQLQVIKHVPVAIALLFDLRDLYNLTETEQGTTLPAYADTPSEWSGTDRLIRHCTFLI, encoded by the coding sequence ATGAAAAGGTTTTTGATTGTCATATTCGCGTTGCTATATATCGGATTGTCTTCCGGTATAACATTGACACTTCACCACTGCATGGGTAAGCTGGTCGAAGTAAACATGTGGCAAGACGAAACCTGCAATACTTGCGGAGCCAAGCATACTCACAAGTCCTGCTGCTCTACCGAAACACAGTTTATAAAGATATCGGACGACCAGAATGTCGACCAGTTGCAAGTGATCAAACATGTACCGGTGGCAATCGCCCTTCTGTTTGATTTGAGGGATCTATATAACCTGACGGAGACGGAACAAGGAACCACCCTTCCCGCATATGCCGACACTCCATCCGAATGGAGCGGGACAGACCGGCTCATCCGTCATTGTACCTTCCTTATTTAG
- the corA gene encoding magnesium/cobalt transporter CorA produces MRRKEYVHPHKRKHISNRHLADRYFYAGEHDTVTRISLTQYNADILHTREIKTNETSFKKFVDENSINWFQVSGLTDSEAVTRIVNEFGMHNLDAKDILTPQHVVKIEEYDKHMLIVLNSSYYDTNMEINSEHISILITGNVVISFTESNNPVFENAYKAIESNMLNIRRKNSGLLLAFLLNTIIANLVESASKVEEMLEDIEETLLDIKNDQGNMGLLIQQRRKEYMVIRKNSQPLKEQFAKLLRTENGIISPDIRPIYNDLSDQLQFIIQTTESCREIISSLVDLYISNNDLRMNAIMKRLTIVSTIFIPLTFLAGIWGMNFKMMPELDWQYGYGIAWSLMLLTAISTWLYMRKKDWF; encoded by the coding sequence ATGAGGCGAAAAGAATATGTACATCCACATAAGCGCAAGCATATTTCGAACCGGCATCTTGCCGACCGGTATTTCTATGCCGGCGAACATGATACCGTCACTCGGATCAGCCTCACACAATACAATGCCGATATCCTGCACACACGGGAGATCAAGACAAATGAAACGTCATTCAAAAAATTTGTCGACGAGAACAGCATCAATTGGTTCCAGGTTAGCGGCCTGACTGATTCGGAAGCGGTCACGCGTATCGTCAACGAATTCGGGATGCACAACCTGGATGCCAAAGACATTCTGACTCCCCAACACGTAGTCAAGATAGAAGAGTACGACAAACATATGCTTATCGTACTCAATTCTTCCTATTACGACACCAATATGGAGATCAACTCCGAACATATCAGCATCCTGATCACAGGAAATGTGGTGATCAGTTTCACGGAAAGCAACAATCCGGTCTTCGAAAACGCCTACAAAGCCATCGAATCCAACATGCTGAACATCCGCCGGAAAAACAGCGGACTGCTTCTGGCATTCCTTTTGAATACGATTATTGCCAATTTAGTGGAATCAGCATCCAAAGTGGAAGAAATGCTTGAAGATATAGAAGAAACCCTGCTCGATATCAAAAACGACCAGGGCAATATGGGGCTGCTTATCCAGCAACGTCGGAAAGAATATATGGTTATCCGCAAGAACAGCCAACCGCTGAAAGAACAATTTGCCAAACTGCTGCGCACCGAGAATGGGATCATAAGTCCCGACATCCGTCCCATCTATAACGATTTATCCGACCAGTTGCAGTTCATCATCCAGACAACCGAGAGTTGCCGGGAAATCATATCCTCCCTGGTCGATCTATACATATCCAATAACGATCTACGCATGAATGCGATCATGAAACGCCTGACAATCGTCTCCACAATCTTCATCCCACTCACATTCCTAGCCGGTATATGGGGAATGAACTTCAAGATGATGCCGGAATTGGACTGGCAATATGGATATGGCATAGCCTGGTCACTCATGCTGCTGACAGCAATCTCGACCTGGCTATACATGCGGAAAAAGGACTGGTTTTAG